A window of Streptomyces sp. SAI-127 contains these coding sequences:
- a CDS encoding class I SAM-dependent methyltransferase — protein MPTPAQEQQSHTQRAIAESYGADAARYDRTRPRYPDALVERIAAGSPGPDVLDVGTGTGIAGLAFRAHGCRVLGVEPDARMAAFARHKGLDVEVAKFEDWDPAGRDFDAVVAGTVWHWVDPVAGAHRAARALRPGGRLALFWNAFQPAHDVAEAFTEAYARAVPGMPMDWRRMTGPDAYAGVCATSADGIRKAAAFGEPEEWRFEWDRVYTREEWLDQVPTFGGHGQLPAEKLDALLSGLGDAVDAMGGSFSMHYTAVVVTAVRTS, from the coding sequence ATGCCCACTCCAGCTCAGGAACAGCAGTCGCACACCCAGCGCGCCATCGCCGAGTCGTACGGCGCGGACGCCGCGCGCTACGACCGGACCCGCCCCCGTTATCCCGACGCCCTGGTGGAGCGCATCGCCGCCGGGAGTCCCGGCCCGGATGTCCTGGACGTCGGCACGGGCACCGGTATCGCCGGGCTGGCGTTCCGGGCGCACGGCTGCCGGGTGCTCGGGGTGGAGCCCGACGCCCGGATGGCCGCGTTCGCGCGTCACAAGGGGCTCGACGTCGAAGTCGCCAAGTTCGAGGACTGGGATCCTGCGGGCCGCGACTTCGACGCGGTGGTGGCGGGGACCGTCTGGCACTGGGTCGACCCCGTCGCCGGTGCGCACCGGGCGGCCCGGGCGCTGCGGCCCGGCGGACGGCTGGCCCTCTTCTGGAACGCCTTCCAGCCCGCGCACGACGTGGCCGAGGCGTTCACCGAGGCGTACGCCCGGGCCGTGCCCGGCATGCCGATGGACTGGCGCCGGATGACCGGCCCGGACGCCTACGCGGGCGTCTGCGCCACCTCGGCCGACGGGATCCGCAAGGCGGCCGCTTTCGGTGAGCCGGAGGAGTGGCGCTTCGAGTGGGACCGGGTCTACACCCGCGAGGAGTGGCTGGACCAGGTACCCACCTTCGGCGGCCACGGGCAGTTGCCCGCCGAGAAGCTCGACGCCCTGCTCAGCGGTCTCGGTGACGCCGTCGACGCGATGGGCGGGAGCTTCTCGATGCACTACACCGCCGTGGTGGTCACGGCAGTACGCACCAGCTAG
- a CDS encoding family 2B encapsulin nanocompartment shell protein yields the protein MSTPDSATGPAVDEPDPPSEDRLTSLSTTAARQLATTTKSEPQMQAISSRWLLRMLPWVDVKGGTYRVNRRLQLRVGRGRVQFEQNGADDIRVIPQTLTELPALRGYSDTEVLKEIATRFRVRDIRAGQVLVEAGQPVTEAYLVVHGRFTRFTEGKYGEEEIVGVVTDGAQMGDEAIGQPDPLWLSSVRAETAGVVLALPWSVVTEFTERVPSLAAHLEAYARRQSLPMNRKGEADVPVQAGHVGEPTINGGYVDYELAPREYELSLTQTVLRVHTRVADLYNNPMDQTEQQLRLTIEEIRERQEWELVNNREFGLLHNADHGQRVSTFTGPPTPDDMDELLAMRRKTKLFLAHPKAIAAFFRQCNRRGLVPGTASVEGHEIPAWRGVPIFPCNKIPVSPQHTSSIIALRTGEGDQGAIGLYQTGIPEEYQPGLNVRFMGIDTNSIIRYLVTAYYSMAILVPDAVGILESAQIGRTAE from the coding sequence GTGTCCACACCGGACAGCGCCACCGGCCCCGCCGTCGACGAACCCGACCCCCCGTCCGAAGACCGGCTCACCAGCCTCAGCACCACGGCCGCCCGGCAACTCGCCACCACCACCAAGTCCGAACCCCAGATGCAGGCCATCAGCTCCCGCTGGCTGCTGCGCATGCTGCCGTGGGTGGACGTGAAGGGCGGCACCTACCGGGTCAACCGGCGCCTCCAGCTCCGGGTGGGCCGGGGCCGGGTGCAGTTCGAGCAGAACGGCGCCGACGACATCAGGGTCATCCCCCAGACACTCACCGAACTCCCCGCTCTGCGCGGCTACTCCGACACCGAGGTCCTCAAGGAGATCGCGACCCGCTTCCGGGTCCGGGACATCCGCGCCGGCCAGGTCCTGGTCGAGGCCGGGCAGCCGGTCACGGAGGCCTACCTCGTCGTGCACGGCCGCTTCACCCGCTTCACCGAGGGCAAGTACGGCGAGGAGGAGATCGTCGGTGTCGTCACCGACGGCGCCCAGATGGGCGACGAGGCCATAGGACAGCCCGATCCGCTGTGGCTGAGCTCGGTCCGGGCCGAGACCGCGGGCGTGGTGCTGGCCCTGCCCTGGTCGGTGGTCACCGAGTTCACCGAGCGGGTGCCGTCCCTCGCGGCCCATCTGGAGGCCTACGCGCGGCGCCAGAGCCTGCCGATGAACCGCAAGGGCGAGGCCGACGTCCCCGTCCAGGCGGGCCACGTCGGGGAGCCGACGATCAACGGCGGCTATGTCGACTACGAACTCGCCCCGCGCGAGTACGAGTTGTCCCTCACCCAGACCGTGCTGCGGGTCCACACCCGGGTCGCCGACCTCTACAACAACCCGATGGACCAGACCGAGCAGCAACTCCGGCTCACCATCGAGGAGATCCGCGAGCGCCAGGAGTGGGAGCTGGTCAACAACCGGGAGTTCGGGTTGCTGCACAACGCCGACCACGGCCAGCGCGTCAGCACCTTCACCGGGCCGCCGACCCCCGACGACATGGACGAACTGCTCGCCATGCGCCGCAAGACCAAGCTGTTCCTGGCCCATCCGAAGGCCATCGCGGCATTCTTCCGGCAGTGCAACCGGCGCGGTCTGGTGCCGGGCACGGCGAGCGTCGAGGGGCACGAGATCCCCGCCTGGCGGGGGGTGCCGATCTTCCCCTGCAACAAGATCCCGGTCAGCCCGCAGCACACCAGCAGCATCATCGCGCTGCGCACCGGGGAGGGCGACCAGGGTGCCATCGGGCTCTACCAGACCGGCATCCCCGAGGAGTACCAACCCGGCCTGAACGTACGGTTCATGGGCATCGACACCAACTCGATCATCCGCTACCTCGTCACCGCCTACTACTCGATGGCCATCCTCGTGCCCGACGCGGTCGGGATCCTGGAGAGCGCCCAGATCGGCCGGACGGCCGAGTGA
- a CDS encoding SRPBCC family protein: MSQVEESIEVGVPVHTAYNQWTQFETFPEFMSGVERIEQRTDTLTHWVTNVNGVHREFDAEITEQIPDERVAWTTIAGEAKQAGAVTFHRLDDAHTKVMLQMDFHPDTITEKVGDKLGFVKRQTKGDLERFKTFIEERGQETGEWRGAVI; encoded by the coding sequence GTGTCGCAGGTCGAGGAATCCATCGAGGTCGGCGTGCCGGTGCACACCGCCTACAACCAGTGGACGCAGTTCGAGACCTTCCCCGAGTTCATGAGCGGGGTCGAGCGCATCGAACAGCGCACCGACACGCTCACGCACTGGGTGACCAACGTCAACGGGGTGCACAGGGAGTTCGACGCGGAGATCACCGAGCAGATCCCGGACGAGCGGGTCGCGTGGACCACGATCGCCGGCGAGGCCAAGCAGGCGGGTGCGGTGACCTTCCACCGCCTCGACGACGCCCACACCAAGGTGATGCTCCAGATGGACTTCCATCCTGACACCATCACCGAGAAGGTCGGCGACAAGCTGGGGTTCGTGAAGCGGCAGACCAAGGGCGACCTGGAGCGCTTCAAGACGTTCATCGAGGAGCGTGGTCAGGAGACCGGCGAGTGGCGCGGGGCGGTCATCTGA
- a CDS encoding VOC family protein encodes MAVQPEGTPCWADAMFSDVEGAKSFYGDVLGWTFGEASSEFGNYTQAYADGKAVAAVVPPMPGQEGHSQWCLYFASADVSATAGKIRDNGGELLMEPMQVGDFGTMCLGRDPSGVVFGVWQAGTHEGFEAPPEQTGAFCWAEVYTREPEKSDAFFPAVFGYSARQMQDDAVDFRMFNLGDNTVLGRMKMTDDFPPEVPAYINVYFTVDNCDDAVARATKLGGILRFGPMDSPFGRFAALSDPQGASFSVIDVTTTQGDMPQISDVP; translated from the coding sequence ATGGCCGTACAACCTGAGGGAACCCCCTGTTGGGCCGATGCGATGTTCAGCGACGTCGAGGGGGCCAAGAGCTTCTACGGCGACGTTCTCGGCTGGACCTTCGGCGAGGCGTCGTCGGAGTTCGGCAACTACACGCAGGCCTACGCGGACGGGAAGGCCGTCGCCGCCGTCGTGCCGCCGATGCCCGGTCAGGAGGGCCATTCGCAGTGGTGCCTGTACTTCGCGTCGGCAGATGTCTCCGCCACCGCCGGCAAGATCCGTGACAACGGCGGCGAGCTGCTCATGGAACCCATGCAGGTCGGCGACTTCGGCACGATGTGTCTGGGCCGCGACCCGAGCGGCGTCGTCTTCGGCGTGTGGCAGGCAGGCACCCATGAGGGCTTCGAGGCGCCGCCCGAGCAGACGGGGGCGTTCTGCTGGGCCGAGGTCTACACCCGCGAACCCGAGAAGTCCGACGCGTTCTTCCCGGCCGTCTTCGGCTACAGCGCCCGGCAGATGCAGGACGACGCCGTCGACTTCCGTATGTTCAACCTCGGCGACAACACCGTCCTCGGTCGCATGAAGATGACGGACGACTTCCCGCCCGAGGTGCCGGCGTACATCAACGTCTACTTCACCGTCGACAACTGCGACGACGCCGTCGCTCGCGCCACCAAGCTCGGCGGCATCCTGCGCTTCGGGCCCATGGACTCGCCGTTCGGCCGGTTCGCCGCCCTCAGTGATCCGCAGGGCGCGAGCTTCTCGGTGATCGACGTGACGACGACCCAGGGCGACATGCCCCAGATCTCGGACGTGCCCTAG
- a CDS encoding family 2 encapsulin nanocompartment cargo protein terpene cyclase: MNTQSLPGPPDIASTLRAGRPGGAIPGLRYRKVAPADPVKAAEIDRRLEAWARRLDLFPEAWKGDFSGFQFGRAVVLQHPEAADSERLTVAGKLLLAENIVDNCYCEEDEDKGGSRSGLGGRLVLAQAALDPYHGPPDLQAQWLSGVQADGPLRSYHWALKDYAVIATPSQTDRFLHDIARLHLGYLGEAAWGETRYMPRVWEYLVMRQFNNFRPCLSIVDAVDGWELPEAVYARPEIQRLTALAGNATTLVNDLYSFTKELADPTHLNLPQVIAANERCGLKAAYLKAVEIHNRIMEAFEEESALLSATSPLVERYTRSLSDWVAGNHEWHATNSNRYHLPNYW; the protein is encoded by the coding sequence ATGAACACCCAGTCCCTGCCGGGGCCGCCCGACATCGCGAGCACCCTGCGCGCCGGCCGGCCCGGCGGGGCGATCCCCGGCCTGAGGTACCGGAAGGTCGCCCCCGCCGACCCGGTGAAGGCCGCGGAGATCGACCGCAGGCTGGAAGCCTGGGCCAGACGCCTGGATCTGTTCCCCGAGGCGTGGAAGGGGGATTTCTCCGGGTTCCAGTTCGGCCGGGCCGTGGTGCTTCAGCACCCGGAGGCGGCCGATTCGGAACGCCTCACCGTGGCCGGGAAGCTGCTCCTCGCGGAGAACATCGTCGACAACTGCTACTGCGAGGAGGACGAGGACAAGGGCGGTTCGCGCAGCGGCCTCGGCGGACGGCTGGTCCTGGCCCAGGCGGCACTCGACCCGTACCACGGCCCGCCCGACCTCCAGGCGCAGTGGCTGAGCGGAGTGCAGGCCGACGGGCCGCTCAGGTCGTACCACTGGGCCCTCAAGGACTACGCCGTCATCGCCACTCCCAGCCAGACCGACCGGTTCCTGCACGACATCGCCCGGCTCCATCTCGGCTATCTGGGCGAGGCCGCCTGGGGCGAGACCCGGTACATGCCCCGGGTATGGGAGTACCTGGTGATGCGGCAGTTCAACAACTTCCGTCCCTGTCTGTCGATCGTCGACGCGGTCGACGGCTGGGAACTGCCCGAGGCGGTGTACGCCCGCCCCGAGATCCAGCGCCTCACCGCACTCGCCGGCAACGCCACCACCCTCGTCAACGACCTGTACTCCTTCACCAAGGAACTGGCCGACCCCACCCATCTCAACCTGCCCCAGGTCATCGCCGCGAACGAGCGGTGCGGGCTCAAGGCCGCTTATCTGAAGGCCGTCGAGATCCACAACCGGATCATGGAAGCCTTCGAAGAGGAGTCGGCCCTGCTCTCCGCCACCTCACCGCTCGTGGAGCGCTACACCCGGAGCCTGTCCGACTGGGTGGCCGGCAACCACGAGTGGCACGCCACCAACAGCAACCGCTACCACCTGCCCAACTACTGGTGA
- a CDS encoding ribonuclease H: MIERMRERLVAACDGASKGNPGPAAWAWVIADASETPDRWEAGPLGRATNNVAELTALERLLAATDPEVPLEIRMDSQYAMKAVTTWLPGWKRNGWKTSAGKPVANQELVVRIDELLDGRSVEFRYVPAHQVDGDPLNDFADRAASQAAIVQEPASSELGSPQPPPSPDTPKADRPARAKSPKRSGGSSPRTIKAKFPGRCLCGRSYAAGEPIAKNAQGWGHPECRTEAAG; this comes from the coding sequence ATGATCGAGCGCATGCGTGAACGACTGGTGGCCGCGTGCGACGGCGCTTCGAAGGGAAATCCGGGACCCGCGGCCTGGGCCTGGGTCATCGCCGACGCGTCGGAGACGCCGGACCGCTGGGAGGCCGGGCCGCTCGGCAGGGCCACCAACAACGTCGCCGAACTCACCGCACTGGAGCGGCTGCTGGCGGCGACCGACCCGGAAGTGCCGCTCGAGATCCGGATGGACTCGCAGTACGCCATGAAGGCCGTCACCACCTGGCTGCCCGGGTGGAAGCGCAACGGCTGGAAGACCTCCGCGGGCAAGCCGGTCGCCAACCAGGAGCTGGTGGTCCGGATCGACGAACTGCTCGACGGGCGTTCGGTCGAGTTCCGTTACGTCCCCGCCCATCAGGTCGACGGCGACCCGCTGAACGACTTCGCCGACCGCGCGGCCAGCCAGGCGGCGATCGTCCAGGAGCCCGCGAGCAGCGAACTCGGCTCCCCGCAGCCGCCGCCGTCGCCGGACACCCCGAAAGCCGACCGCCCCGCCCGGGCCAAGTCGCCCAAGCGGAGCGGCGGTTCGTCTCCTCGTACGATCAAGGCCAAGTTCCCCGGCCGGTGCCTGTGCGGACGTTCCTATGCGGCGGGCGAGCCGATCGCGAAGAACGCCCAGGGCTGGGGGCACCCGGAGTGCCGTACGGAAGCGGCCGGTTAG
- a CDS encoding ATP-binding protein: MPDAPDFRRLFDSNLSPLLVLTPDFVIVEVNRAYRTATRTGRGIVGRPIFDVFPDNPEDPSADGVANLRRSLETVVASGRTDTMALQRYDIPTGEDGVFAERYWSPVNAPVLDGEGRVTHIIHRVEDVTEFVHLRQVGREQQRAVADAQMRAEGMEIDLFVRAREIREVNEQLSRANAELDAAGHRLREEQRAKDRFIATLSHELRNPLAAATAATELLALDMSEGHPALAVLERQLGTLARMSNDLLDGTRAVTGRLELVREPVDVRSVVEGACADIRRLFAHDGRTLDVRLPAAPLVVDGDRLRLAQVLTNLLSNALKYTRPGGRTEVELAAAAGEARLSVRDDGIGFEPGQAEELFGVFMRAAPAGPDTPEGLGLGLAVARTIVELHDGRVGAHSDGPGKGATFTVVLPTAGSTAPPRSRSTAARSAPCRLTVLIVEDNEDLAATYHTLLERQGHRVTTVHTGTAALAATETEAFDVVLCDLGLPDIDGHMVARRMRERPDGERLRLIAVSGFSRGTDRALSREAGFDAHLTKPLPLSELTDILERPDGD, encoded by the coding sequence ATGCCCGACGCCCCGGACTTCCGGCGCCTGTTCGACTCGAACCTGTCCCCCTTGCTCGTCCTCACCCCCGACTTCGTCATCGTCGAGGTCAACCGCGCCTACCGGACGGCCACGCGCACCGGGCGCGGCATCGTCGGGCGGCCGATCTTCGACGTCTTCCCCGACAATCCCGAGGACCCGTCGGCCGACGGCGTGGCCAATCTGCGCCGCTCGCTGGAGACGGTCGTGGCGAGCGGCCGTACGGACACCATGGCCCTGCAGCGCTACGACATCCCGACGGGCGAGGACGGTGTCTTCGCCGAGCGGTACTGGAGCCCGGTCAACGCCCCGGTCCTGGACGGCGAGGGGCGGGTGACGCACATCATCCACCGGGTCGAGGACGTCACGGAGTTCGTGCATCTGCGGCAGGTGGGGCGAGAGCAGCAGCGGGCGGTCGCCGACGCGCAGATGCGCGCGGAGGGCATGGAGATCGACCTGTTCGTGCGGGCGCGGGAGATCCGTGAGGTGAACGAGCAGCTGAGCCGGGCCAACGCCGAGCTGGACGCGGCCGGGCACAGGCTGAGGGAGGAGCAGCGGGCCAAGGACCGCTTCATCGCCACGCTCTCGCACGAGTTGCGCAACCCCCTCGCCGCCGCGACCGCGGCCACCGAACTGCTCGCCCTCGACATGTCGGAGGGGCATCCGGCGCTGGCCGTCCTGGAGCGGCAGCTCGGCACGCTGGCCCGGATGAGCAACGACCTGCTGGACGGCACCAGAGCGGTGACCGGGCGGTTGGAGCTGGTGCGGGAGCCGGTGGACGTGCGCTCGGTCGTCGAGGGCGCGTGCGCGGACATCCGCCGTCTCTTCGCGCACGACGGCCGCACCCTCGACGTACGGCTGCCTGCCGCGCCCCTCGTCGTGGACGGCGACCGGCTGCGGCTCGCGCAGGTACTGACGAACCTGCTGTCGAACGCGCTCAAGTACACCCGCCCCGGCGGGCGCACCGAGGTGGAGCTCGCGGCCGCGGCCGGTGAGGCACGGCTGTCCGTGCGGGACGACGGCATCGGCTTCGAGCCCGGTCAGGCCGAGGAACTGTTCGGCGTGTTCATGCGGGCTGCCCCCGCCGGTCCCGACACCCCGGAGGGCCTGGGGCTGGGGCTCGCCGTCGCGCGGACGATCGTGGAACTGCACGACGGCCGGGTCGGCGCACACAGCGACGGGCCCGGCAAGGGAGCGACGTTCACGGTGGTCCTGCCGACGGCCGGCTCCACGGCCCCGCCGCGCTCGCGGTCCACGGCCGCCCGGTCCGCCCCCTGCCGGCTGACCGTCCTGATCGTGGAGGACAACGAGGACCTGGCCGCGACCTATCACACGCTGCTGGAGCGGCAGGGCCACCGCGTCACGACCGTGCACACCGGCACCGCCGCGCTCGCCGCGACCGAGACGGAGGCGTTCGACGTCGTGCTGTGCGACCTGGGGCTGCCGGACATCGACGGCCACATGGTCGCCCGGCGGATGCGGGAGAGGCCGGACGGCGAGCGGCTCCGGCTCATCGCGGTCTCCGGCTTCAGCCGGGGCACCGACCGCGCGCTGTCCCGGGAGGCCGGGTTCGACGCCCATCTGACCAAACCGCTGCCGCTGAGCGAGCTGACGGACATCCTGGAGCGTCCGGACGGCGACTGA
- a CDS encoding response regulator transcription factor: MRPHLALIEDEPDFALMCRSYLERAGFTVTWAMDARAGKSVLHESRVDLAILDLGLPDGSGLELLRALRSTSRLPVIVVSGRGAEADRVAGLEIGADDYLVKPFSQRELVARIHAVLRRSRPPDVPTVIQAGSLFVDTAARRASVDGVVLTLRPKEFALLEMLAAAPGRVFSAEQLLERIWGSSWQQSATVIEHVYRLRGKLAALPAPAPRITTVRGFGYRLDP, from the coding sequence ATGCGCCCGCACCTCGCCCTGATCGAGGACGAGCCCGACTTCGCACTGATGTGCCGTTCCTATCTGGAGCGGGCCGGATTCACCGTCACCTGGGCCATGGACGCCCGCGCCGGAAAGTCCGTGCTCCACGAGAGCCGCGTGGACCTGGCGATCCTGGACCTGGGCCTCCCGGACGGCAGCGGCCTCGAGCTGCTGCGGGCGCTCAGGTCGACGAGCCGGCTCCCGGTCATCGTGGTCTCGGGACGCGGCGCGGAGGCGGACCGGGTGGCGGGGCTGGAGATCGGCGCGGACGACTACCTGGTCAAGCCGTTCTCCCAGCGCGAGCTGGTGGCCCGTATCCATGCGGTGCTGCGCCGCTCCCGACCGCCGGACGTGCCGACGGTGATCCAGGCCGGCTCCCTGTTCGTGGACACGGCGGCGCGGCGGGCCTCCGTCGACGGCGTCGTGCTGACTCTGCGCCCCAAGGAGTTCGCCCTGCTGGAGATGCTGGCCGCCGCGCCCGGCCGGGTGTTCTCGGCGGAGCAGTTGCTGGAGCGGATCTGGGGTTCGTCCTGGCAGCAGTCCGCGACCGTCATCGAGCATGTGTACCGGCTGCGCGGCAAACTCGCCGCACTGCCCGCCCCCGCACCGCGGATCACCACGGTCCGCGGCTTCGGCTACCGCCTCGACCCCTGA
- a CDS encoding zinc-binding alcohol dehydrogenase family protein, whose translation MRAWSVAAPGPVEEGGLRFVVRPVPVPGDDELLVHVRACGVCRTDLHVSEGDLPVHRPGVTPGHEVVGVVAGLGAAVRGFEAGERVGVAWLRRTDGTCAYCVRGSENLCPASRYTGWDADGGYAEYTVVPAAFAYRLPGGLDDVALAPLLCAGIIGHRALRRASLPPGGRLGLYGFGGSAHLCAQVALAEGATVHVLTRGAAARTLALQLGAASARDAYEMPPEPLDSAILFAPVGDLVPLALRALDRGGVLAIAGIHLSDVPALHYESELFYEKQVRSVTSNTREDGREFLALAARHGVRATTHTYPLSEADRALRDLKAGRFDGAAVLVNDLS comes from the coding sequence ATGCGGGCGTGGTCGGTGGCGGCTCCGGGACCGGTCGAGGAAGGCGGTCTCCGGTTCGTCGTACGGCCGGTGCCGGTGCCGGGCGACGACGAACTTCTCGTGCACGTGCGCGCGTGCGGAGTGTGCCGCACCGATCTGCACGTCAGCGAGGGGGATCTGCCGGTGCACCGGCCGGGGGTCACGCCCGGGCACGAGGTCGTCGGCGTGGTGGCCGGGCTCGGTGCGGCGGTGCGCGGCTTCGAGGCGGGTGAGCGGGTGGGGGTGGCCTGGCTGCGGCGGACCGACGGGACGTGCGCGTACTGCGTGCGCGGGTCCGAGAACCTGTGCCCGGCCTCCCGGTACACGGGCTGGGACGCCGACGGCGGCTACGCGGAGTACACGGTCGTACCGGCCGCCTTCGCCTACCGGCTGCCCGGCGGGCTCGACGACGTGGCGCTCGCTCCCCTGCTGTGCGCGGGGATCATCGGCCACCGGGCGCTGCGGCGGGCCTCGCTGCCACCGGGCGGGCGTCTCGGGCTGTACGGCTTCGGGGGCAGCGCCCATCTGTGCGCACAGGTGGCACTGGCCGAGGGTGCCACCGTGCACGTCCTGACCCGTGGTGCGGCCGCTCGGACGCTGGCGCTGCAGCTGGGAGCCGCTTCGGCGCGGGACGCCTACGAGATGCCTCCCGAGCCGCTGGACAGCGCGATCCTCTTCGCGCCGGTGGGTGACCTGGTCCCCCTGGCACTACGGGCCCTCGACCGGGGTGGGGTGCTGGCGATCGCCGGGATCCACCTCAGCGACGTGCCCGCGCTGCACTACGAGAGCGAGCTGTTCTACGAGAAGCAGGTGCGCAGCGTCACCTCCAACACCCGTGAGGACGGCCGGGAGTTCCTGGCCCTGGCTGCCCGGCACGGTGTGCGCGCGACCACGCACACGTATCCGCTGTCGGAGGCCGACCGGGCGCTGCGGGACCTGAAGGCGGGGCGCTTCGACGGGGCGGCCGTACTGGTGAACGACCTGTCCTGA
- a CDS encoding TetR family transcriptional regulator, producing MPTGIAIRDVREQLFDAAERILLRDGANALTSRAVTTEAGVAKGVLHRHFEDFDAFLAELVLDRIGRIEARSRALRESAGSGAVVDNLTAALTDLFGTIALRIVGLVIARDALRARLREARGGGVPVLREATAMVAGYLAAERDLGRVPADAEVDLLAPALIGAAHLLFADTEGAPPGDGEVRRVVATVVTVE from the coding sequence GTGCCGACAGGGATCGCCATCCGCGATGTGCGGGAGCAGTTGTTCGACGCCGCCGAGCGGATCCTGCTGCGGGACGGGGCGAACGCGCTGACCAGCCGGGCGGTCACCACCGAGGCGGGGGTCGCGAAGGGGGTTCTGCACCGCCACTTCGAGGACTTCGACGCGTTTCTCGCCGAGCTGGTGCTCGACCGCATCGGGCGTATCGAGGCCCGCTCGCGGGCCCTGCGCGAATCGGCGGGGAGCGGTGCCGTCGTCGACAACCTCACCGCGGCCCTGACCGACCTCTTCGGGACGATCGCGCTGCGGATCGTCGGCCTGGTCATCGCGCGCGACGCCCTGCGGGCCCGGTTGCGCGAGGCGAGGGGTGGGGGAGTGCCGGTGCTGCGGGAGGCGACGGCGATGGTGGCCGGCTATCTCGCCGCGGAGCGCGACCTGGGGCGCGTCCCGGCAGACGCCGAGGTGGACCTGCTCGCCCCCGCGCTGATCGGGGCGGCGCATCTCCTCTTCGCCGACACGGAAGGGGCGCCACCCGGGGACGGGGAGGTCCGCAGGGTCGTGGCCACGGTGGTCACGGTGGAGTGA
- a CDS encoding geranyl diphosphate 2-C-methyltransferase, giving the protein MTTAPHAGTRTLSVPTQSTYQTRVADYWNAEENPVNLELGKLDDLYHHHYGVGEADRSVLDEPDPVRRRERITAELHRLEHAQAELLAARLGPLRPEDRVFDAGCGRGGGSVVAHLLHGCHADGVTISEKQAEFANAQARKRGIDDRVRYHHRNMLDTGLPSGAYAASWNNESTMYVELDLLFAEHARLLRRGGRYVVITGCYNDTYGQASREVSLINAHYICDIHPRSAYFRAMARNRLVPVHVEDLTEAALPYWELRKEADHLVTGIEDTFLTAYRNGSFQYLLIAADRV; this is encoded by the coding sequence TTGACCACCGCCCCCCACGCCGGCACCCGGACCCTTTCCGTGCCGACCCAGTCGACGTACCAGACCCGAGTCGCGGACTACTGGAACGCCGAGGAGAACCCGGTCAACCTCGAACTCGGAAAACTCGACGACCTCTACCACCACCACTACGGCGTCGGAGAGGCCGACCGCTCCGTCCTCGACGAACCCGATCCGGTACGGCGGCGGGAGCGGATCACCGCCGAACTGCACCGCCTCGAACACGCCCAGGCCGAACTCCTCGCCGCCCGGCTCGGCCCGCTGCGTCCCGAGGACCGAGTCTTCGACGCGGGGTGCGGGCGCGGCGGCGGCAGTGTCGTGGCGCATCTGCTCCACGGCTGCCACGCCGACGGCGTCACCATCTCCGAGAAGCAGGCGGAGTTCGCCAACGCCCAGGCCCGTAAGCGGGGCATCGACGACCGGGTGCGCTACCACCACCGCAACATGCTCGACACCGGGCTGCCCTCCGGGGCCTACGCGGCCTCCTGGAACAACGAGTCGACCATGTACGTCGAGCTGGACCTGCTGTTCGCCGAGCACGCGCGGCTGCTGCGCCGCGGCGGACGCTATGTGGTGATCACCGGCTGCTACAACGACACCTACGGGCAGGCCTCCCGCGAGGTCTCGCTCATCAACGCCCACTACATCTGCGACATCCATCCCCGCTCGGCGTACTTCCGCGCCATGGCCCGCAACCGGCTGGTGCCGGTGCACGTGGAGGACCTCACCGAGGCGGCCCTGCCCTACTGGGAGCTGCGCAAGGAGGCCGACCACCTGGTGACGGGAATCGAGGACACCTTCCTGACCGCCTACCGGAACGGCAGTTTCCAGTACCTGCTCATCGCGGCCGACCGCGTGTGA